Proteins from one Deinococcus sp. AB2017081 genomic window:
- a CDS encoding response regulator, with the protein MRLVIADDHPLFRMGLKYALINQGFDVVAEAADGLAALDACRTLQPDAALLDVKMPGMTGIEVCERLRLSHPHVVSVLITTFAEPAIVQAARAAGARGYVSKETDPESLARQLRDIVANPEIDRLPHVNVPRLTPRESEVLPLLAQGYSNKEIAKNLGVSPDTVKDHLARLYAKLDAGDRTEAVSRARSIGLLS; encoded by the coding sequence ATGAGACTCGTAATCGCCGATGATCACCCGCTGTTCCGTATGGGCCTCAAGTACGCCCTGATCAACCAGGGCTTCGATGTGGTGGCCGAGGCCGCCGACGGTCTGGCCGCACTGGACGCGTGCCGCACCCTGCAACCCGACGCGGCGCTGCTGGACGTGAAGATGCCCGGCATGACCGGCATCGAGGTCTGCGAGCGGCTGCGTCTGAGCCATCCGCACGTCGTGTCCGTGCTGATCACGACCTTCGCGGAACCCGCCATCGTGCAGGCTGCCCGCGCCGCCGGAGCCCGCGGCTACGTGAGCAAGGAGACCGATCCCGAGAGCCTGGCCCGCCAGCTGCGCGACATCGTCGCCAACCCCGAGATCGACCGCCTTCCCCACGTGAACGTGCCCCGCCTGACCCCCCGCGAGTCCGAGGTGCTGCCGCTGCTGGCCCAGGGCTACAGCAACAAGGAGATCGCCAAGAACCTGGGCGTGTCCCCGGACACGGTCAAGGATCACCTGGCCCGCCTGTACGCCAAGCTCGACGCCGGCGACCGTACCGAGGCCGTGAGCCGCGCCCGCAGCATCGGCCTGCTGAGCTGA